The Dehalobacter sp. DCM sequence AGGATAGGGAATATGCCCATTACGGAGATTTTAGCGCGCAATGCGGAACAGTATGGTAGAGAAAAATGTCTGACCGAGATTAACTTGGATCTGCAAGAAAGTCATAATGTGACCTGGCGGGAATATGATCTGATTGAGAATAATCCGGCGGGTGAATATAGGCTGAATATGACCTGGGGTGTCTTTGATGAAAAGGCCAACCGCTTTGCCAACCTTCTCATTAAAAGAGGCATAAAAAAGGGCGATAAAGTTGCGATTCTTTTAATGAATTGCCTGGAATGGCTGCCCATTTACTTTGGCATCTTAAAAGCCGGCGCGGTGGCTGTACCGCTGAATTTTCGCTATACCGCGGAGGAAATCAAATACTGTCTGGAACTTTCCGATACAGTCGCATTGATCTTCGGGCCCGAATTTATCGGTCGCGTTGAAACGATCGTTGAGCGGATTCCCAAGGTTAAAACGCTGTTTTTTACGGGAGAGAACCGCCCGACCTTTGCCGAAAACTACGACCGCCTGGCAGCGAACAGTTCTTCAGAAGCACCGAATGTGAGGTTAGCCGATGACGATGATGCTGCCGTCTATTTTTCCTCAGGTACGACGGGATTTCCTAAAGCCATCCTGCATACACATCGCAGTTTGATGTCAGCCTGTATTACAGAGCAAAACCACCATCATCAAACCCGTGACGATAATTTTCTCTGTATTCCGCCGTTATATCATACAGGCGCGAAGATGCACTGGTTCGGCAGTTTGCTTTCCGGCAGTAAAGCCGTTATTTTGCGCGGCGTCAAGCCGGAATGGATACTCCGGACGATTTCCGAAGAAAAGATAACTATCGCTTGGCTGCTCGTGCCCTGGGCACAGGATATCCTGGATGCGATTGACAGTGGTACTGTCAAATTGGAGGACTACGAACTTTCCCAGTGGCGCTTGATGCATATTGGTGCCCAGCCCGTGCCGCCCAGTCTGATTAGGCGCTGGAAGCATTATTTCCCGAATCATCAATATGATACAAATTACGGATTGAGCGAATCCATCGGTCCCGGCTGTGTCCATCTGGGAGTCGAGAATATCCATAAAGTCGGAGCCATCGGCGTACCCGGTTATGGGTGGGAAACGAAAATCGCCGATGAGAATGGCGAACCAGTTCCGCCGGGACAGGTCGGCGAACTGATGGTCAAAGGGCCCGGCGTGATGACATGTTATTATAATGATCCTGCGGCGACGGCAGCGGTACTTAAAGACGGTTGGCTGTTGACTGGCGATATGGCCCGTATCGATGACGAGGGGTTCATTTATCTGGTTGATCGAAAAAAAGATGTCATCATCAGCGGCGGTGAAAATATTTATCCCGTACAAATTGAAGATTTTCTCAGGGCGCATACGGCAATTAAAGATGTTGCCGTCATCGGCTTGCCTGATCCACGTTTGGGGGAAATTGCCGCAGCGATCATTGAGCTTAAACCAGATCATACCTGCACCGAGGAAGATATCATGGCTTTTTGTTCCGAAATGCCGCGTTATAAACGCCCGCGCAAAATAATCTTTGATCAGGTTCCGCGCAATCCAACCGGCAAGATCGAGAAACCACGCATGCGCGAAAAATACGGGGCAGCAAGTTTGGTTGCCGCTCAAACCGGGGCTAAATAACGAATACTATCTCAATATCCAGCTGTAAAAATAATGTTGCGATATAACCTTGCGGTGAACCCTATAGAGGAGGATTTATACCCTTGAAGTCGAATGAACAACTGCCGCGATGCCACGGATGGCAAGGATATTTAATTGAAGCGGAGGGAACGCGATGGAAAAAGGTAATAAAAAACAGGTCCGACTTATTCTTGCTTCCGGATTTATCCTAATAATCGCTTTGCTTATCAGCTCCTGCGGAAAAGCAAATGATAACAATCCTCCTCAACATGCGATTACCCAACCTTCGCCGGATTTTACACCGGGTAATGCCTTTGCGCCGGAAGGGTTAGCGGTGATCGAGGGTACGAACATCGCCGACAGTGTTCGCGGGGATATGAACAGTGACGGCAACCCTGAAGAGATTATTCTTACCGGTGTACTCCAAGAGGCCGTGGATCCTTTATTGCATGATGTTAAAATAACCGTTAAAGACGGAAAGACGGGTAACTTTGCCACCGCCTCCATCGGACCGGATAATGTCGGGTATGAGCCAAAATTATTCATTGGATCGTTCACAGGAGCTGAAAGCAACGAATTATTTGTTTCCGTTACCACCGGGGGCAGCGGCGGGATTGTTGTCTATAGCCTGCTGCATTATGTGGATGGCCAAATCAGTCCGGTAATTACCCAGTCGGATTTGAATGACGGACTGCCCTTGACCTTAACCTGCAGCGATGGATTCAAACTGACAGCCGAAGACAAGGGTACGGGTTACACGGCGCAGATTGATTTGAGCAAAGGGACCGACGATTATGTTGCTATGAATATTTATGATCAAAAAGGCAAACTTGTAGGCGACCCCAATATCCTGTTGGACGGCTATAGTTTAATGGAGGCCATCGATGTCAACGGGGATGGATTACTTGAACTTCAAGGAACTCAGGCCATTTCTGTTGGTGCTCACGCGAATCAAGTTGCCCGAGCCGAGTCCGTGTGGTCAGTGAAAGACGGTAAGCTTCAACTTCTGGAAGAGAAAGTGACACCAGTAAATTAATTCCACCTGCTCGATGTGATCTTTTCAAATTGTTTTGAATGAAGAACAATTTGAGGAACTGGCTAGATACCTTGCTACGTTCTGCTCATATTAATATCGGATGACGTTCGTGATATAATCAGGATATGAATAAACACTGTAATAACCGAAAAATCGTGCATATCGATATGGATGCCTTTTACGCTTCTGTGGAACAGCGGGATGAGCCGACACTCAAGGGGAAGCCGGTCGTTGTCGGAGGCAGACCCAACAGCAGAGGCGTTGTTTCTGCTGCCTCCTATGAAGCGCGCCGCTTTGGTATTCACTCGGCAATGCCGTTGACGGAGGCTCATCGTCGCTGCCCGCAAGCTGTATTCCTTCCGGTCAACATGCGTAAATACAGCGAAGTATCACTGCAAATTAGGGAAATATTCCAGACGTACACGCCGCTAGTCGAGCCATTGTCTCTGGATGAAGCTTTTTTGGATGTGACAGGGTCCATCACCTTATTTGGTTCTGCCGAGGAAATTGCCGCTGTGATTAAACGCCGGATACGTGACGAGCTTCAATTGACAGCATCGGTTGGCGTTGCCTGCAATAAATTTCTGGCTAAGATCGCTTCCGATTTGCGTAAACCGGATGGGTTTGTTGTCGTACCACCCGATAAAATAAAGGAATTCTTAGATCCTTTAAAAGTAGAACGGGTGTGGGGAGTCGGCAAAAAAACTGCGGAACAACTCCATCAAATGGGAGTAAAAACGGTCAAAGACCTGCGTGCACTTGAGTTAAATACCTTAACAAGGCTTTTCGGGATTATGGGTGAACAGTTGTATGAACTGGCCAGAGGCATGGACGATCGTCCGGTGGAAACAGAAAGGGCAGCGAAATCGATAGGCCGGGAAACGACATTTCCCACCGATATTGACGATAGAGACGTCTTAGAAAAAGTTTTGCTCGAGCTGGCCCTTGATGTTGGTAGAAGGCTGCGGCGTGACGATTTAAAGGCGAGAACGATAACCTTGAAAGTGCGGTACCATGATTTTCGCACATTGTCCCGTTCAGTGACGTTGCCTCAAGCAACTAATCTGGATGATGTGATTTATGGTGAAACCGCTGCTTTGTTGCGGGCACTGTCGCTGAAGCAGCCGTTAAGACTGATCGGTATCGCGCTGCATAATCTGACAGATCAGCCCGAGCAGCTTTCCTTGTTCGGCGAATCCCAAAAAGAAAAAGAGACATTGACCAAGGTCATCGACAATGTCAACCAGAAATACGGAAAAAGCGCGATTACCAGAGCCCGGCTTATAAAAAATAATTAATTATACATTGACAACAGATAGAATAATCTATATAATTATTTGCGGAGAATTTTACTGATATATGATTTTATGAAAGTTAAATCGGATATATTTTTGTATAACTCCTTATTTATCGATGTGAAATAGAAAGAGGTTATTTTTTTTATGCGTATTTGGACTGAACTTAACAAATTATGTTCTGATGTTGAGAAGCTTGCAGCCTGTGACTTACATGGTGTGGCAAAAGAGAACAAATTGACCGCCCTGAAAAATGAAATTGCGGTTATCCTTCGGATTTTATTCGGAGAAAACTCCAGAGAAGTAAAGGTAATCAGACAAACGACGTCAACGGCAACTATTATCAAGGTCATCAAGCATCTTGACAGCAGAAGAGTTAACGATGTTGATACGATGGCTGTGAATATGTAATGTATTAGGTCTCATTCGCTTAAACATGGTATACTCTCCTTATGCAACCAGATTTGATTATCTGCTTGCGCTAAGGAGAGTATTTTCATTTGTGTTTAGAGAAAACTAGAAAGATGGGATCGGTCATGGCGGACACTTCGTTTAATAATTATCCATTAAGTCCTGCTTTACTTAAAGCGATCACCTTACTTGGTTATCACCAGCCAACCAGAGTACAACAGGAAGTTATTCCTTTGATATTGGCACAGAAAGATGTTGTCATCAAATCACAGACAGGCAGCGGGAAGACAGCAGCTTATGCGATACCGGTTTGCGAGTGTGTCGATTGGGAACAGAATAAACCCCAGGCGTTAATCATAGCGCCAACCCGTGAATTAGCGATACAGATAAAGGATGATGTATTTCAGATAGGTCGTTTCAAACGCATCAAAGTGGCGGCAGTTCATGGCAAGTCGTCGTTCTATCACCAGGAAAGGGAACTTAAACAAAAAACACATATGGTGATAGGGACCCCAGGGCGTTTAATTGACCATATCGAAAAAGGAACATTGGATACCTCAAATATTCGCTATCTTGTTATCGATGAAGCTGATGAGCTCCTGAAAATGGGTTTCCTGGAGCAGACGGCAACGATTATCCACGCTTTGCCCGAGCGCCGCGTCACTGTCTTATTGTCAGCAACGATGCCCGCAGATATCTTAAGTTTATGTATGAGTGAAATGAAAGACCCAATCCGGGTGGACATCCACGAAGAGAGTCAGGTCACGGATCGGATCATTCAAGAGAGATATGCCGTGATTCCTCAAGGAAAAATAAAACTCCTGAAAGAAGTTATTATCGTCGAAAATCCGGATAGCTGTATGATATTCTGCAATACCCGGCATCAAGTGGACGAAGTGTATGCCGAGTTAAAAGCATTGAATTACTCTTGTGCTAAACTACATGGCGGTATGGAACAGGGACATCGACTCAGTGTCATGAAGGATTATAAGCAGGGGTTTTTCCGCTATCTGATCGCTACGGATGTCGCGGCGCGGGGAATTGATGTTGATGATATTTCGCTGGTAATCAATTATGACTTACCGGAAGAAGATGAGAATTATGTGCACCGAATCGGACGAACCGGGCGCCTCGATAAGTACGGAAAAGCGATTACGTTTGTCACCGACGAAGATGAAAGGCGTTGGCTGGAGATAGACTCCTATCTCGGTAAGGCTGTCCCATTAAAAGAGAGACCTTCCAAGGAGTGTGTTAGGGAAGCAGAAGCCGAGTTTTCGGCGAAACTGCTGCTTGTTCCGGAAAGTAAATCCGGCAAAGGAGAATCGTTAAACGCTGAGATAGTTAAGCTGCATATCAATGCCGGAAAGAAATCTAAAATGCGTCCTGTTGATATTGTCGGTACGATAAGCAATATTCCAGGGATGTCCGCCTCGGATATCGGCATTATTAGTATCCAAGATGTTTCTGCCTATGTCGAGATATTAAATAATAAAGGGGACTTAGTGCTTGAAACACTGCAGTCAACACCGATCAAAGGCAAACTCCGCAGGGTGAGAAAGGTAAGGCATTAGAAAATAGTATAAAATAGGATGTATCGTACGCAGCTTGAAGGATTCTCTATTTTTTTATCGAAAATATAAGAATAAACACCAATTATAAGATTTACTAACTTTAGGAGACAAATATGCAAAAAGATAACGGAATTTTACTGGAATCAGGAACGAATGAGTTTGAGATCATTGAATTTCTGGTTGACGGAAGGTGCTATGGCATTAATGTTGCTAAAGTCAGAGAAGTGATCAGTCATGTCAAGATCACCCCAGTTATTGGTTCCCATCACTATATTGATGGTATATTTTCCTTACGTGATCAGATTATTCCTGTGATTAATTTGTCCAGGTGTCTGGAGCATAATTTTGGAACTCTTGACGGTGAAGAATCAGCATCGTTAACCGGGGAACAGCAAGAGAAGCAAATTATTGTATGTGAAATAAATGGAGATATTATTAGCTTTAATGTCAATTTTGTCAATCAGATTCATAAAGTCTCATGGACTCAGATGGAGCCGGTATCGAGTTTAGCCGGTTCACAAATGACGGTTGGCATTGTTAAGCTTAATGAAAAAATGATAGTATTGCTGGATTTCGAAAAAATAATATCGGATATTGACCCTTCGGTGAATCAACGGTTATCAGTTATTCCTGCTGCTTCAGGATTGGAAGACATTCGGCGCACAAAAACGATCGTGATAGCCGAAGACTCGTTTACCTTGAGGATGCTCCTGGAGAGAACGCTCCAAACGGCCGGCTATCATGTTTTGTCCAATGAAAATGGAGAGGAAGCCTGGAATAAGTTAACGGAGATGGTCTCTTTAGCAGAACCGATTCTGAAACAGGTACAGTTAGTCATCACGGATATTGAGATGCCTCAAATGGATGGACATCACTTAACCAAAAGGATAAAAGAGCACCCGCAGTTAAAGGAACTCCCCGTCGTTATTTTCTCCTCAATGATCAATCCGGAGTTAAAAAGAAAAGGCGAGATGCTCGGTGCTTATGCCCAAATTACCAAGCCGGAGATCGAGCAGCTTATTGGAATCATCGATCAATGCATACTCTAATTTATTCTAATTTACCCCAAACCTAATTGAAAAAATGTGGTGCCGCCAGACAATAATTAATTAGTATGGGGACACCACATTTTTTTTATTGAATATGATTACCTTATTTGAATTATAAATAATCTTCTCTTGAGATTCTTGATGCCAGCTAATTTAGACCTGTTTAGTTTGGATGTATTTCTATTCGGACTTCTTCCGTGTCGCTTGTTTCCTTATATTCTTTTGTTTTCTCAATAATATCCGGGATAATTTCAATGAGCTTATCAAGCCCTTTACTTTGCTTGATGTGAAGCAGTTCAACATGCCCTTCTTGTATAACGAGCACAGCTGACGGGGATATACGACCGCCGCTGCCCGCGCCGCCGACAGTGCCGTTATCATGATATTTTTGCCCGGTATTGCCATTGCCGCCGCTGCCCATGCCAAAGGTTATATCAATAAAAGGCACAAGGGTTATTTCCCCAATTTTTATCGGTTCACCGATCACCGTCTTGGTTTGGAAAAAGTTTTCCAGTTTAGCAAGAATCGCATTGAGGTTTTCACCCACGTTATAATTTTCAAGCATCTAAATAAACTCCTTTATTAATTATAAGGTTAAAAGCTCCTTATGTGTTGATTTTTTCCTAACTGGATTCTTTTTAGTCAAATAATAGAATTTATTGGTTATTTCATTTTTCAAACCGCTTGTTGGGGTATTCTTTAATCAAAAATTAAGGTTCCGGTACGAGAATATCAATGTCCTTTGGCAATTAATGGTGCTGATCATACGATGCTATTGATTTGACAGGGAAAGGAAAAATATTAACCTTATAGAGACGAAGGGGAGAAATCAAATGGAGGAAGTATTAATAAAGACCACAAACTTAGTGAAACGGTATGGATCTGTATCCGTCGTCGATCATCTGAATTTAGAAATTAAAGCCGGTGAAATATATGGATTCTTGGGGCCAAATGGTGCGGGAAAAACCACAACGATTAAAATGCTGACCGGCTTACTCGATCCCAGTGAGGGAACCGTGGCGATCTGCGGGTACAGTATGAAAAAACAACCGGCACAGGCTAAAGGCATGATTGCATATGTTCCGGATCAGCCGAAACTGTACAATAAACTAACCGCTCGCGAATTTCTTCACCTCATGGCGGCTCTTTATCGGGTGCCGAAAGAAATAGCCAGACAACGAACCGAGGATTTGCTCGGACTATTTGAGATGAGACACCGCGGTGACGAACTACTGGAAGGGTATTCCCACGGTATGCGGCAAAAGATTGTCCTGGCGGCGGCGATGATCCATCAACCACGCGTCATCCTGTTGGATGAACCGACGGTAGGACTTGATCCGGCGAGTGCCCGTTTATTGAAAGATATCCTGCAGGATATGGCCAGGCAGGGGGTCGCTGTTTTTGTATCAACGCATATTCTGGAGATCGCAGAACGGATGTGTCACCGGGTCGGTATACTCATGAAGGGGTCTCTCATCGCCCAGGGCAGTCCGGATGAATTGCGGCGTCAGACAGGTCACGGCGGGGAAAGCCTGGAGGACATATTCTTGGAGTTGACAGGGGATAGTGAAAATGCGGCACTGATTGACAGTTTAAAGGAGGACGCGTTCTGATGAGACTGATCCTTCCGCCTCCGTTAAAAACACCACTGCGTGAACAGTCTATGCTCAAAGATTTTCGGTTATTGCTTGGAAGCCAACTGCGCGTTTACCGAAACAAATTAAAACACACACCAAAGAGAACATTGATCGGCATGGCCGTCATGACCCTGTTTATCGTATTATTTTTCCTCTCCTTCGCTTTTATGGCGAAGAATTTTCTGGAAAACATACCTTATGACATGGTGCAGGGATTTTTGTCGTTAGTGTTTATGATCGGTATAGCCACCCAGATGTTTTTCGGGATAGCGGCAGCGTTTGCTGCGCTGTATATGACGGATGATTTAGAGCTTTTGTTTATGACCCCGATCCCGATCAAAGTCATCTTTATCGTTAAATCGCTGTCGGTGTTTGTGACAAATCTATTACCCGTGATTTTGTTTATATTTATGCCCGGTGTTATCTGCGGACTGACCCATAACGCGGGAGGATTTTATTATCTGCTGCTGTTATTATCGGGTTTAGCCTTGTGGATAATCGGTACGGCCCTCGCCATGCTTGTCAATTTATTGGTGATGAGTATCGTGCCGCCTCATCGCAGTAAAGAAGCCATTGGTTTTATTGCGGCGATGTCCGGCGTTTTGATTGCCTTGATTTTTCAAATTCCCAGCCTGTTTCTAGCCAACCAAGGGAGTATTGAAATAGGGTCTTGGTTAAACGGACAGGAATCGCTGATACATATCATGAGCTTTTTCCCCTGGGGATGGGGCTCACTGTCGCTCACCCATGGCCTTGCCGGGAATATAGGCGGAGGCATCGGCTGGAGCCTGCTGATGATCCTGCTCGGTGTGGGCATGTTTCAGTTAGCCCTTGTACTTTTAGATCGCGGTTTTCGGCGAGGTTATATTGCCGTGAGTCAAGGGGAAGGACCCCGACGTCGTAAAGCACGCCACACAACTCCTACCGCTTACAAAGAGAATGAGCAACATCCGCGAACATCTCTTTCTATGCTGGAAGGAACAGCTGCACAGACGTCGTCGTTAGTCGGGATGTGGGCGATAGCTAAAAAGGACTTGCTGGCAATGAAACGGGATACCCGAGAATGGTTTAACATCCTTGTCCCTCTTATTATCATGGCTTTCTTCATACTTCAGTTTATTTATTCACCGAATCCCAATGGCAGTCAATATACCGTGATTACCGTTCTTATCATGTACACGATTATGTTCAGCGGCAATTTAGCCTTGCAGGCCTTCGGTAAAGAAGCTGAATCGGAATGGCTGTTAAACAGCGTCCCCCTTGCGGGGTGGCCAATTGTCTGGGGAAAATTGATTGCTGTCGTTTTGCCCACACTTCTTTTAATGGAGGCATTGCTCGTAGGGACATCGGTGGCTATCGGCTTGTCACCAGGATTTATCATCCTCTTGGCATTCGCTGCTTTCCTGATCAGTATGGGATCCAGCGCCATCGGACTATTTTACTCGATTACTAATTGTCGGTATAACCCCGATAATCCGAAGATGCGGATATCTCCGGGAGCAACCATGATCATGTATTTGATCAATTTGTTCTTTATTCTTTTGTTAGCCGTTAGCCTTTGTTACTTTTTCCCGCCGGCGGAGTTGGTGTTGCTTATTCAAGGGTTACCGACACCAACGTTACATGCTCAAATCGGTTCGGTCATCGGTTATGTGCTCTATTTTCTCAGCCGTCCCGTGTTATGGCCGGCAGTTTGGCGAATTGTCCTGGGTATTTTGCTGACAGTGGGGATATGGTCGCTGATATTTTTCAGCTTTATGGCTGCCACTGTGAGGCAAAGCCGAAAGGGATTTCATGTGCAGATCGTCACTAGTCAAAAGAGAAATATTAAATTATAATCAATAAATAAACGAAATAATAAGGCTTTACAGGTAAGGGAGCAGAACTTACAATGGCTAGAATTTTAATCGTCGCCGAAAAACCGGCTCAGGCAAGAGAATATGCTGCCGCCCTTAACGTGAATAAAAAAGGACAGGGGTATCTGGAAAACGATCAATACATCATTACCTGGTGTGTTGGCCATCTTCTGGAATTAGAAAAACCGGAAGCCTATATGGATCTCGACCGTGTAGGGAGACGCTGGAGTTTGCAGCGTCTTCCTGTTCTTCCTGGAATCGGCGATTTTCGTCATCAGGTTAAGGCAGGAACGAGTAAACAGTATCAGGTATTACAAAAGCTGCTGCAGGCAAACGAGGTATCCACCGTAATTTGCGGCACCGATGCTGATCGGGAGGGGCAGCTGCTTTTCCAGGAAGTCTGGGATAAAGTGGGGTGTAATAAACCACTGCTTCGGCTTTGGATCTCATCACTGACCAAGGAAGCAATCCGGGAAGGGATGAGCAATTTGCTGGATGCCAGCGATGTTCGGGGACTGGCATCGGCCAGCTATGGCCGTGCCTACGCAGACTGGGATTTTGGCATGAACCTGACAGAGGGGTTTACCGCCTTATTCGGCAGCTTTGATACCCTTCGTAAAAAACCGAATGTCATATCCATTGGGCGTGTTCAAACCCCGACGCTGGCCTTGATTGTTAAACGGGAATGGGAAATTGAACAATTTGTTCCGGAAGAATATTTCGATGTCGTGGCTCTTTTTGCCGGAGAACAAGGGGAATACAGCGGCCACTGGTTTGATCCCGAGTCTGAAAATAAACGACTGACAGACAGGCAGAAAGCGGAACATATCGTGAATAAAACCCTGGGTCAGATTGGTAATGTGGCTAAAACGAATCGGAAGAAGTTTTCGGAACCCCCGCCGCTTCTCTTTGATTTGACCGGCTTGACTGTTGCCGCATCTAAAAAGCATGGGTATAGTGCCGAAAAAGTACTGGAATTAGCCCAATCTCTTTATGAAAAGAAAGCAATTACCTATCCAAGGACGGATTGCGTTTATTTATCCAAGGATATGATCCCCAAATTAAAAAATCATCTCATGGCGCTGCAGCACGAGCCATATCTGGAATATGTTGATGAAGCGTCAGGCTATGGCGTACCCACCGGCAAGCGCATTATTAATACGATTACCGCCCACCATGCCATCATTCCGACAACGGAGAAGATCGATCCCCGAAAACTTTCTGATCCCGAGCGCCATATCTACGACTTAATTGCCCGTCGATTTCTTGCCGTATGGTTCCCGCCGGCTGAGTTTGAGCAGACGGAAATCATTACCGTCACTACCGGTGAATATTTCCAGACAAAGGGCAAAACCTTGTTAAGTCCCGGCTGGAAGAAAGTCTACGATAGTGAAGAGAAGAATGATGAGAAAGACGAAGTCCAATCGCTTCCGCAACTCGCACAGGGTGATAATGTTCTGACCAAAGAGGTCCGGTGCGAAGAAAAAAGCACAAAGCCTCCGAAACGCTATACCCAGGGAGATTTGCTCAAAGCGATGGAAGCGGCCGGTAAGCAGATCGAAGATGATTTGCTGCGGCAGCAAATGAAGGGTAAAGGGATTGGCACAGTGGCCACACGACCCGCAATTATCGAGAACCTTATCCAACGCGGCTATATCAGCCAAGAGCAAAAAACGTTAAGGCCTACCGACAAAGGCACCCAACTTATATCTCTGATTCAGGACAGACTTAAAGAGGCATCGCTGCTGATCAGTCCGGAAATGACCGGGCAGATGGAATACCACTTGGCCCAAGTGGAAAAGGGTAAGTTGGCTTTAGCTAGTTACATGCGCGAAGTTGAGGAAGCGGTTGTCCGGATTATAAATGAACTGCGGAGTTATGAAAGAAAACATGGCAAAACGCCGTTGGCTCTGGCACCGATTAAGTCTGATAAACGCAAAAAATCAACTGAAAAAAAGAGCAAACAAGTTTCAGTCAAAGATAAACGTAAAGTAAGAGAAAAAGATGTAGGCAGAGGCAAAGTCACCAGTCAGGGAGAAAAACAGCAAATTTCGACTGGAACTCAAAATGAAGTTCGTCCTGATATCGAAAAAGCTGGACAAAAAGAAAGAAAACATTCTGATACCAAGAATATTGAGATTCATAACGAAAAGAATAACGTTGATAGAGATAATCAAGCGAAAGACTCTTTAGGCATGTGCCCCAGCTGCGGATCAGAGATTATTGAAGGCCATAAAGGATACGGCTGCTCCAACTGGAAAAGCGGCTGTCGCTTTGTTGTATGGAAAACGCCGATATGTGGAAAGGTCCTGACACGAACACAAATCAAAAGTCTCTTGAAGAAAGGAAAAACTCCATTAATCAAAGGATTTGTGTCTCAGAGCGGAAAACCGTTTACGGCTTCCCTCATCTGGAGTGATGCTGCCAATGGTAAATTGAAATTTGACTTCGGTAATAACTAGTACAACGATCTCTAAATCTTTGTGCACTTCCTTGTTACATTTTTTAATACCTCAAATCAGTCTGGGTGCCACAAGTTCCGGCGCCAAGCGAAGCACGGATAGCGAAGCGCGGCTGTGACGGTCACGGATGACCTAATGCCGCGGGCACCATGGAGGGTGCAGGAGCGGCAAAGCCATGGAGGGCGCAATCTGCCGAAAGCGGAACTGTGGCAACCAGACCAACCCCAGACACTATTATTTTTTTACAGATTTACTTATTGATTTAGCGAACGTTGTACTAGTATTTGCGATAATGTAAGGGATTAGGTGTTACAGAGTATTAAGGCAAAGGTGTGATTTATATTGACACTGGCTGAATTTCTCCTTTATCTTATATACGGTTTTGCCATGATCACAATGGGTCTATTTGCCATCGTGCAAAGAGACTCTCGCATCATTAACCTGTCTATCGTCAAGTCGATTAAGTATCTGGGCTTATTTGGTATATTTCACGGCGTCGGTGAATGGCTCTCCATGATTATTCGGTTAGAGATTTGCCATCCGCACTATTACGTGCCGGTTTATAATACAAATAGTGTTATTAAAGCTATTTCATTTACATTTCTGCTTTATTTTGGACTTAGTCTGTTGCCAATGAGAGAAAAAGACAGACGATTCGTACTTAAACTACCCGTTATACTCCTGGTTATTTGTCTGATTGGTTATTCGGGGTTGATCATACGATTCGGTGCGGCGTATCATATCTATCATCCCATTTATACTGTCTTTGCTCTGCGCTATAT is a genomic window containing:
- a CDS encoding putative ABC transporter permease subunit, whose amino-acid sequence is MRLILPPPLKTPLREQSMLKDFRLLLGSQLRVYRNKLKHTPKRTLIGMAVMTLFIVLFFLSFAFMAKNFLENIPYDMVQGFLSLVFMIGIATQMFFGIAAAFAALYMTDDLELLFMTPIPIKVIFIVKSLSVFVTNLLPVILFIFMPGVICGLTHNAGGFYYLLLLLSGLALWIIGTALAMLVNLLVMSIVPPHRSKEAIGFIAAMSGVLIALIFQIPSLFLANQGSIEIGSWLNGQESLIHIMSFFPWGWGSLSLTHGLAGNIGGGIGWSLLMILLGVGMFQLALVLLDRGFRRGYIAVSQGEGPRRRKARHTTPTAYKENEQHPRTSLSMLEGTAAQTSSLVGMWAIAKKDLLAMKRDTREWFNILVPLIIMAFFILQFIYSPNPNGSQYTVITVLIMYTIMFSGNLALQAFGKEAESEWLLNSVPLAGWPIVWGKLIAVVLPTLLLMEALLVGTSVAIGLSPGFIILLAFAAFLISMGSSAIGLFYSITNCRYNPDNPKMRISPGATMIMYLINLFFILLLAVSLCYFFPPAELVLLIQGLPTPTLHAQIGSVIGYVLYFLSRPVLWPAVWRIVLGILLTVGIWSLIFFSFMAATVRQSRKGFHVQIVTSQKRNIKL
- a CDS encoding type IA DNA topoisomerase → MARILIVAEKPAQAREYAAALNVNKKGQGYLENDQYIITWCVGHLLELEKPEAYMDLDRVGRRWSLQRLPVLPGIGDFRHQVKAGTSKQYQVLQKLLQANEVSTVICGTDADREGQLLFQEVWDKVGCNKPLLRLWISSLTKEAIREGMSNLLDASDVRGLASASYGRAYADWDFGMNLTEGFTALFGSFDTLRKKPNVISIGRVQTPTLALIVKREWEIEQFVPEEYFDVVALFAGEQGEYSGHWFDPESENKRLTDRQKAEHIVNKTLGQIGNVAKTNRKKFSEPPPLLFDLTGLTVAASKKHGYSAEKVLELAQSLYEKKAITYPRTDCVYLSKDMIPKLKNHLMALQHEPYLEYVDEASGYGVPTGKRIINTITAHHAIIPTTEKIDPRKLSDPERHIYDLIARRFLAVWFPPAEFEQTEIITVTTGEYFQTKGKTLLSPGWKKVYDSEEKNDEKDEVQSLPQLAQGDNVLTKEVRCEEKSTKPPKRYTQGDLLKAMEAAGKQIEDDLLRQQMKGKGIGTVATRPAIIENLIQRGYISQEQKTLRPTDKGTQLISLIQDRLKEASLLISPEMTGQMEYHLAQVEKGKLALASYMREVEEAVVRIINELRSYERKHGKTPLALAPIKSDKRKKSTEKKSKQVSVKDKRKVREKDVGRGKVTSQGEKQQISTGTQNEVRPDIEKAGQKERKHSDTKNIEIHNEKNNVDRDNQAKDSLGMCPSCGSEIIEGHKGYGCSNWKSGCRFVVWKTPICGKVLTRTQIKSLLKKGKTPLIKGFVSQSGKPFTASLIWSDAANGKLKFDFGNN
- a CDS encoding ABC transporter ATP-binding protein; this encodes MEEVLIKTTNLVKRYGSVSVVDHLNLEIKAGEIYGFLGPNGAGKTTTIKMLTGLLDPSEGTVAICGYSMKKQPAQAKGMIAYVPDQPKLYNKLTAREFLHLMAALYRVPKEIARQRTEDLLGLFEMRHRGDELLEGYSHGMRQKIVLAAAMIHQPRVILLDEPTVGLDPASARLLKDILQDMARQGVAVFVSTHILEIAERMCHRVGILMKGSLIAQGSPDELRRQTGHGGESLEDIFLELTGDSENAALIDSLKEDAF